A window of Bacteroidota bacterium genomic DNA:
TCGCCGAGGGCGGCCAGGAGGCTGTCGGCGCGGGGCGTGTCCGGGGCAAGCTTGGCGTAGCTCTCGCGGTGCGCTGTCATGAAGGCGATGCGCTTCGGGTAGGCCTCGACGCCGGGTAGGTCGTCGGTGACGAGGCGGACGTGGTCGCGCGCGGCGTTATCGCGGAGCCAGTCGGAGAAGTAGTGCAGCCGGGAGGCGTAGCCGTCGCGCTGGCCACCGCGGTAGCGGAGCGCTTCGAGGCGCGCAGCGAAGCCTGCGAAGGTCGTATCGCCGACGGCGACGCCGTGGGCGAGGGCGAGCACGTTCTCGACGTAGAGCACGCAGTCGAACGCGCGCAGGTTGAGCACCAGCGTTTCGTCCTCGGCTGCGTCGAGCAGCCCATCGACGTAGGGCGTCCCCACGAACGCCTCGCCGACCGCTGTCACGAGGTCGCCCATCGGTAGGGCCTGCCAGTCGCCCGCCTCGGCGCGGTTGAGCAGCGCGCGGAAGACGGCCCGCGTGGAGTCATCGAGGCGGACATCGGCCGGGAGCGCGCCGTCGACCGAGGCCACCGTGCTGGCTGGGACGACGGGCGCAGGCGGCGCGTCGGTCGCGGTCTGGCAACCCATGAGCAGGCTCAGCGCGAGTGCACAGCAGGCGAGGCGAGGCAGCATAGCAGCGGAATCGTTTAAGGCAACGGAATCGTTCAGGGCAACGGACTCGTTTGGGCAAGGGGCATCGTGTGGGAGAGGGGCGAAGCAGAACGCCCGACCGACTCCTGGGTGCCCGACCTAGGCCTCGCCCGCGAAACCGCCGTGGCGCACATCGTCCGTCCAGCCGGTCATGTCGATGTCCCAGCGGGCGGTTGCCACTCGAAGCGCCTGGTCGAGGCGGCGCTCGTAGTGCTCGCGCGAGACCTCGGTGTTGCCGAAGCGCGCGAGGTGCTCCGTCTGGAGTTGCGTGTCGAGCAGCACGAAGCCGCCCCGCCGCAGCCGCGCGACGAGGTGCACCAGGGCCACCTTGGACGCGTCGCGAGCGCGGTGAAACATCGACTCGCCAAAGAAGGCGCCGCGCAGCGCCACGCCGTAGAGCCCCCCTACGAGCACGCCGTCCTGCCGCACCTCCACGCTGTGCGCATGGCCGAGGCGGTGCAGTTCGCAGTAGGCCGCGATGATTTCCTCTGAGATCCACGTCGTCATGCGGCCGCGCGCGGGAGCGGCGCAGGCCCGGATCGTCGCCTCGAAGTCCTCATCCACGGTCACCTCGAAGACCTGCTGCCGGACGCGCTTGGCGGTGTTGTGCGGGACGTGGAAGGCGTCGAGCGGCATCAAGGCACGCGGGTCCGGGGCGTACCAGTAGATCTGGTCGTCCTCGTCCGGGTCGGCCATCGGGAAGAGGCCCGTCCGGTAGGCGTAGAGCAGGAGATCCGGGTTGAGCACGCGCGTCGCGTGGCGGTGTGGAGGGCGGCGAGGGGAACGTATGAAAGGGCGAGGCTTCGTGCCTCAGACGGCACGTGAAGAGTAAAGGGGGAAGAGTAAGAAAGCCGTGCGCGTGCCCGACGTGTTCCGGGAGCCGCCCACGTCCATACCTTCTCAGTTCTACACCCGCCCCCGCCACATATGCTCCTCGTCACCGGCGCCACCGGCTTCCTCGGCGCGACGCTCGTCCATCAACTCGTCACAGCAGGCGCGTCCGTCCGCATCCTCCGCCGCACCACCTCGCGCCTCGACCTCCTCGGCGACACGGCCGGTGCCGTCGAGCATGCGATCGGCGACGTGACCGACCGCGCCAGCCTGGAAGCGGCGCTAGACGGCATCGACGGCGTCTACCATGCGGCGGCCTACGTTGGCTTCGGCGGGGCAAAGGACGCCGATCAGTTGCACCGCGTCAACGTCCGAGGCACCGCGCACGTCGCCGATGCGGCGCGCGTGGCGGACGTCGGGCGGCTCGTCCACGTGTCGAGCATCGCCGCGCTGGGGCGCTCGGAGGCACACGCCGGGCCCGGGGGAACACCCATCGACGAGACCGCGACGTGGACACCCTCGAAGCTCAACACGGCCTACGCCGAGAGTAAGTACCTCGCCGAACTCGAAGTGCAGCGCGCCATCGCCGAAGGGCTCGACGCGGTGCTGGTCAACCCAGCGGTGATCTTCGGCCCCGGCCGGCCGGGCGAGAACACGATGCAGATCGTCGAGCAGGTGCGCGACCGCAAGCTGCCCGCGGTGCCATCGGGCGGGACGTGCGTCGTCGATGTCGAGGATGTGGCCAGCGGTATGCGGCGAGCGATGGCCGACGGCGCGACCGGCGAGCGCTACATCTTCGGCGGCGAGAACCTGTCGTGGCGCGCCCTCATCGACACGCTTGCGGCGGCGCTCGGCGTGCCTGCACCGAAGCGCACCCTGCCGCCTCGCCTCGCGCTCGCGGCGGCGACCTTGATGGAGGCCGGATCGTTCGTCACGCGGCGGCACAGTAACATCACGCGCGAGTCGGTGCGTATGGCCTCGCGGTCGTTCCGCTACAGCAATGCCAAGGCCCGCGCCGACCTCGGCTGCACCTTCCGCCCCTTCGCCGCCACCGCCGCACGCATCGCCTCAGTGGTCGCCAGTCCTGGGGCCTAGGCCCTGCGACCCTCGACCTGCGACCCTCGACCTGCGACCCCCGACCTGCGACTCCGACCATGCGTCTTCTCCTCACCGGCGGCACCGGCTTCGTCGGCACCTACGTCTCCGAAGCGCTGCTCGACGCGGGCCACACGCTGCGCTGCCTCGTCCGCGGCTCAGGGGACAGGCTCGACGTGTACGGACGGGACGGCGTCGAGATTGTCCAGGGCGACATCCTGAAGCCCGACACGCTCGGCTCGGCCATGGCGGGGTGCGACGGCGTCGTCCACCTCGTCGGCATCATCGAAGAGCGCCCAGCGCGCGGCATCACCTTCGAGCGAATCCACCACGAGGGCACCGCGAACATGGTCGCGGCAGCCAGGACGGCTGGCGTCGAGCGGTTCGTGCACATGAGCGCCAACGGGGCCGCGCCGGACGGCGTCTCGGCCTACCAGACCTCGAAGTGGGCGGGCGAGGAGGCCGTCCGGGCGGCGGGCTTCGGCCATGTCGTCATCTTCCGCCCATCGGTGATCTTCGGCGACCCCGGGCGGGGGCGTCCCGAGTTCTGCTCGCAGCTCTGGCGCGACCTCGTGAAGCCCTTTCCGATCCTCCCGATCCTCGGCGACGGGCAGTACGAGTTGCAGCCGATCCACGTCACCGAGGTCGCGGCGGCCTTCGCGCAGGCCGTCACGCTCGAAGCGGCGCATGGGCAGGCCTACTGCGTCGCCGGGACCGAGCGCGTCACCTTCGACGAGGCCGTAGACCGCATCGCGCGAGGTGCGGGCATCGAGCCGAAGCCGAAGCTGCACCAGCCGTTGTGGCTGGCGCGGCTGGCCGTCAACACCGCTGGGCGCGCGGGGCTGCTGCCGATCTCGCCTGCGCAGTTCGCCATGCTGATCGCGGGCAACACCTGCGCCGCCGACCGCCTGAGGGCTGACTTCGAGACGGTGGAACGCCCCTTCACGCCGGATTCGCTGGCCTACCTGCGTGGCAGCTGAGGCTCCGGCTGGTCCGGCCTTAGATTTGCGGGCGCTGGCCCAGCCGCCGAGTCCGCTCCAGATTCCGCCAGCGTCCCCCCGCTTTTTGCCCGCCGCGTTCTCGCCCGGTGCCCTTCGTTCGTCGCGTCCGCACACCGCCCCGCTCGATGCCCTCCTCTTCTGTTCGCCCCGACGGCTCTCCGGCGTTGAGCCGCCGCCGCTTCCTCCAGTTCGGTGGCGTCGCCCTGACCGCTGGCGCCCTCGCCGCGTGCGACTCCGACGACCCCAGCGTCGACCTCGACGATGAGGCCGTCGTGTTCGACTTCGCGGACGACTTCGGCGTGCTCAACTTCGCCTACGCGATCGAGCAGCTCCAGGCCGCCTTCTACACCACCGTCGTCTCAGCGCCACCGCGCGAGGCTGCCGAGACGGAGGTGGAGACGCTCGCGGCCATCCGGGATCACGAGATCGCCCACCGCGACTTCTTCCGCGGCGCCATCACCACGGCGGGCAGCACGCCCATCCCCGCGCTGCGCCTCGACCTGCGGACGGTCGACTTCACCAGCTTGGCCTCGATCCTAGCCACCGCGCGGGTGCTCGAAGACCTCAGCGTGGCCGCCTACAACGGCGCAGGCCTCCTGCTGCAGGACCCCGACCTGCTGCTGATCGCGGGCAAAATCGTCTCCGTCGAGGCCCGGCACGCGACGGTCATCCGCGACCTCCTCGCCAACGACACGGCCTTCGCCGTGGGCGCCGAGGCCAACCCCGCCACACAGGCCGTCGACCCCGCGACGGGCTTCGATGCGAGCCTCAGCGTAGCCGCCGTGCTGGAGGCCGCGGCCCCGTTCTTCATCGCCGACCTCTCCGCCGTCAACCTCTCCAGCTAGCCCGATGCCTACGTCTTCCGACTCCCTCCTCGGCCTGCTCGACGAGGACCACCTGCAGGCGCTGTCTGACGCGGTGGTAGACCGTCGCCGCGCGCTCGCGCAGGCAGGGCGGCTTGGCGCGAAAGCGCTCGTGGCGTCCGTGCCGCTCGCGCTGGCGTCCGTCGCGCGCCCGGTCTTCGGGCAGGCGATGCCGCCGACGGTCACCGAGGTGCTCAACTTCGCCCTGGTGCTGGAGCGCCTCGAAGCAGAGTTCTACCGCCTCACCAACGCCGCTGGCGTCGTCCCCTCGACCCGCGAGGCGGCGTTCGAGGCCATCGCCGCGCACGAGGCGGCGCACGTCCGCTTCCTAGAGGGCGTGCTGGGCAGCGACGCCGACCCGGCCCCGACGTTCGACTTCACCGCCCAGGGCCGCTTCGACCCGTTCAACCCCAACGATCCGCGCGTGAACCCGACCTACCTCGTGCTCGCGCAGGTCTTCGAGGACACCGGCGTGCGGGCGTACAAGGGCCAGGTCGCCAACCTGTTCAGCACCGACGTGCTCGGGGCGGCGCTGCAGATTCACTCCGTGGAGGCACGACACGCCGCCTTCATCCGTACGCTGCTCGGCTCCGAGGCCTGGATCGCTGGCAATACGAACACCACGGAGATCCCCGACTTCGACCCGGTGTACGCGCGCGAGCAGAACGTGCGCCAGGACGTGCGCTCGCTCCAGCTGCGCCTCGACGTGCCGGACCTCACGAGCGTCTCGCGCAGCGCGGTCGAGGCGGCCTTCGACGAGCCGCTGACGATGGACGAGGTGCAGGCCATCCTCGCGCCGTTCATCGTCGGCTAGGTCCGCGCCGTAGATCGAGGGTAGCTGGCCCACCAGGGAGGCAAAGACTGCGAGGGTTCCGGCGTAGATTCGGGCGCTCATCTCACCTCGCCCCTCGCCTCATGCTACGCCGCCTCCTCGCGTTCGCTGTCCTCGCCGTTCTCGTTGCCCTTGTGCCCGCAGCGGCGCAGCCCGTCCCGCTGACGGTGCCGTTCACCGCGCCAGGCACGACTGGCTACGACCCCGCGGTCCCCACACCGGAGCAGGTGCTCGGCCACGCGATCGGCGAGCGCCACACGCGGCCCGCCGACGTGGTGCGCTATGTCGAGGCCGTCGCGGCGGCGTCGGACCGGGTGAGCGCCCTCGTCTTTGGGCAGACCTACGAGGGGCGGCGGCTCGTCATCGCGCACGTGGGCCGGCCGGATCGCATCGCCGACCTCGCGAGCGTGCAGGCGGCCAACCGGCGGCTCTCGGACGATCCCGGCTCGGTCTCCGACGCCGACCTCGACGCGCTGCCCGTGGTGGCGTACATGGGCTACGGCGTCCACGGCAACGAGGCCAGCGCCACCGAGGCAGGGCTGCTGCTGCTCTACCACCTCGCCGCCGGGCAAGGCCCCGCCGTCGACGCCGTTCTCGACGACGCGCTCGTGCTCATCGACCCGATGCTCAACCCCGACGGGCGCGACCGCTTCACCGACTGGGTCAACAGCCAGCGCGGCGGCGTCGCCACGCGCGACCTCCAGGACCGCGAGCACAACGAGCCGTGGCCCAACGGGCGCACCAACCACTACCTCTTCGACCTCAACCGCGACTGGCTCCCGCTGCAGCACGTCGAGTCGCGCGCGCGGATGGACCTCTGGCACGGCTGGCGCCCGCAGCTCTCGACCGACTACCACGAGATGGGCCGCAACGCGACCTACTTCTTCCAGCCGGGCGTCCCGTCGCGCACGAACCCCAACACGCCGCCGCTCAACCAGGAGCTCACCCGGCGCATCGGCGAGTTCCACGCCCGCGCGCTCGACCGCATCGGGCAGCTGTACTACGCCGAGGAGTCGTTCGACGACTACTACTACGGCAAGGGCTCGACCTACCCCGACGTGAACGGGGCCGTCGGCATCCTCTTCGAGCAGGCGTCGAGTCGCGCGCTGAAGACGGAGTCCGTGAACGGCCCGCTCGACTACGGAACGACGGTGCGCAACCAGTTTGCCACGAGCCTCTCGTCGCTGGAGGCCGCCGTGACGATGCGGACGGACCTGCTGCGCCACCAGCGCGACTTCTACGCCGGTGCCGACGCCTTCGCCGGCGACGCCGACGTGCAGGGCTACGTCGTGGCGACCGAGCCGTATCCGACCCGCGCAGCGGCGCTCCAGGAGGTCTTGCAGCAGCACCGCATCCGCGTGCACGACCTCGCGCAGCCGGTGACGGTCGATGGTGTGCGCTTTGAGCCCGGCGAGGCCTTCGTGGTGCCCGTCGCGCAGCCGCAGGCGCGGCTCGTCAAGGCCGTCATGGAGCGCGTGAGCACGTTCCCCGACTCGATCTTCTACGACGTCTCGACGTGGACGCTGCCGCTCGCCTTCGGCGTGCCGCACGGCGAGGTGCCCGAGGTGACCGCGCGCGTGCTCGGCGGAGAGCGACCCCGGACAGCCTTCCCTGCCGGACGCCTGACGGGAGGCAGCGCCGCCTACGCCTACGCGATTCCGTGGGGCCGTGCGCTCGCGCCGCGGGCGCTAGGCCGGCTCCAGCAGGCAGGCGTCCGCGTGCGCCTCGCGACGGCACCGTTCACGGCCGATGTGTCGACGGGCATCGAGGGCGGCACGCGCCGTGAGCGCTTCGACCGAGGTACGCTCATCGTGCCCGTGGACCAGGCCGACATCGACGGGCTGAGCGTGATCCGGCTCGTGCAGCAGGCCGTGGCGGAGGACGGCGTGGACGCCTACGCGCTCCCGACGGGGCTCACACCCGAGGGCCCCGACCTCGGCGGCCCCAGCGTGCCTGTGCTCGACGCGCCAGCGATCGGCCTCTTCGCGGGGCCAGGCACCTCCGTCTACCGCGTCGGCGAGGTGTGGCACCTACTCTCGGAGCGCTACCGCCTCCCCGTCTCGCTCCTCGACGCCGAGGACGCCGCCCGCCTCGACCTCGACGACTACGACGTGCTCGTGCTCTCGGGCTTCATCTTCGCGTGGGGCGAGGCCGAGCGCGACGCGGTGGCGTCGTGGGTACGCCGCGGCGGGACGCTCGTCA
This region includes:
- a CDS encoding N-acetylmuramoyl-L-alanine amidase-like domain-containing protein; the encoded protein is MLPRLACCALALSLLMGCQTATDAPPAPVVPASTVASVDGALPADVRLDDSTRAVFRALLNRAEAGDWQALPMGDLVTAVGEAFVGTPYVDGLLDAAEDETLVLNLRAFDCVLYVENVLALAHGVAVGDTTFAGFAARLEALRYRGGQRDGYASRLHYFSDWLRDNAARDHVRLVTDDLPGVEAYPKRIAFMTAHRESYAKLAPDTPRADSLLAALGDAEARLNAAPGLTYLPQERIADAYAALQTGDVLATTTSIDGLDVTHTGFVVKLEGGATGFLHASSTGAVKVAPDLAAYVEGNRVQTGLLVARPVDPRTDS
- the aat gene encoding leucyl/phenylalanyl-tRNA--protein transferase; this translates as MLNPDLLLYAYRTGLFPMADPDEDDQIYWYAPDPRALMPLDAFHVPHNTAKRVRQQVFEVTVDEDFEATIRACAAPARGRMTTWISEEIIAAYCELHRLGHAHSVEVRQDGVLVGGLYGVALRGAFFGESMFHRARDASKVALVHLVARLRRGGFVLLDTQLQTEHLARFGNTEVSREHYERRLDQALRVATARWDIDMTGWTDDVRHGGFAGEA
- a CDS encoding SDR family oxidoreductase translates to MLLVTGATGFLGATLVHQLVTAGASVRILRRTTSRLDLLGDTAGAVEHAIGDVTDRASLEAALDGIDGVYHAAAYVGFGGAKDADQLHRVNVRGTAHVADAARVADVGRLVHVSSIAALGRSEAHAGPGGTPIDETATWTPSKLNTAYAESKYLAELEVQRAIAEGLDAVLVNPAVIFGPGRPGENTMQIVEQVRDRKLPAVPSGGTCVVDVEDVASGMRRAMADGATGERYIFGGENLSWRALIDTLAAALGVPAPKRTLPPRLALAAATLMEAGSFVTRRHSNITRESVRMASRSFRYSNAKARADLGCTFRPFAATAARIASVVASPGA
- a CDS encoding complex I NDUFA9 subunit family protein, with the protein product MRLLLTGGTGFVGTYVSEALLDAGHTLRCLVRGSGDRLDVYGRDGVEIVQGDILKPDTLGSAMAGCDGVVHLVGIIEERPARGITFERIHHEGTANMVAAARTAGVERFVHMSANGAAPDGVSAYQTSKWAGEEAVRAAGFGHVVIFRPSVIFGDPGRGRPEFCSQLWRDLVKPFPILPILGDGQYELQPIHVTEVAAAFAQAVTLEAAHGQAYCVAGTERVTFDEAVDRIARGAGIEPKPKLHQPLWLARLAVNTAGRAGLLPISPAQFAMLIAGNTCAADRLRADFETVERPFTPDSLAYLRGS
- a CDS encoding ferritin-like domain-containing protein encodes the protein MPSSSVRPDGSPALSRRRFLQFGGVALTAGALAACDSDDPSVDLDDEAVVFDFADDFGVLNFAYAIEQLQAAFYTTVVSAPPREAAETEVETLAAIRDHEIAHRDFFRGAITTAGSTPIPALRLDLRTVDFTSLASILATARVLEDLSVAAYNGAGLLLQDPDLLLIAGKIVSVEARHATVIRDLLANDTAFAVGAEANPATQAVDPATGFDASLSVAAVLEAAAPFFIADLSAVNLSS
- a CDS encoding ferritin-like domain-containing protein, which codes for MPTSSDSLLGLLDEDHLQALSDAVVDRRRALAQAGRLGAKALVASVPLALASVARPVFGQAMPPTVTEVLNFALVLERLEAEFYRLTNAAGVVPSTREAAFEAIAAHEAAHVRFLEGVLGSDADPAPTFDFTAQGRFDPFNPNDPRVNPTYLVLAQVFEDTGVRAYKGQVANLFSTDVLGAALQIHSVEARHAAFIRTLLGSEAWIAGNTNTTEIPDFDPVYAREQNVRQDVRSLQLRLDVPDLTSVSRSAVEAAFDEPLTMDEVQAILAPFIVG
- a CDS encoding M14 family metallopeptidase, with protein sequence MLRRLLAFAVLAVLVALVPAAAQPVPLTVPFTAPGTTGYDPAVPTPEQVLGHAIGERHTRPADVVRYVEAVAAASDRVSALVFGQTYEGRRLVIAHVGRPDRIADLASVQAANRRLSDDPGSVSDADLDALPVVAYMGYGVHGNEASATEAGLLLLYHLAAGQGPAVDAVLDDALVLIDPMLNPDGRDRFTDWVNSQRGGVATRDLQDREHNEPWPNGRTNHYLFDLNRDWLPLQHVESRARMDLWHGWRPQLSTDYHEMGRNATYFFQPGVPSRTNPNTPPLNQELTRRIGEFHARALDRIGQLYYAEESFDDYYYGKGSTYPDVNGAVGILFEQASSRALKTESVNGPLDYGTTVRNQFATSLSSLEAAVTMRTDLLRHQRDFYAGADAFAGDADVQGYVVATEPYPTRAAALQEVLQQHRIRVHDLAQPVTVDGVRFEPGEAFVVPVAQPQARLVKAVMERVSTFPDSIFYDVSTWTLPLAFGVPHGEVPEVTARVLGGERPRTAFPAGRLTGGSAAYAYAIPWGRALAPRALGRLQQAGVRVRLATAPFTADVSTGIEGGTRRERFDRGTLIVPVDQADIDGLSVIRLVQQAVAEDGVDAYALPTGLTPEGPDLGGPSVPVLDAPAIGLFAGPGTSVYRVGEVWHLLSERYRLPVSLLDAEDAARLDLDDYDVLVLSGFIFAWGEAERDAVASWVRRGGTLVTIGRGMVTAAQADWLDATVTEADDDSTVVPYEQRDRQRGAQALGGSIFAVDLDPTHPLAYGYGSEIALFKQGAFFLAADSSNAEAVVGQYLGEPRLSGYVSAQNLDALRSGAAVVANRMGRGRVIGIDGAPSFRAFWWGTQGLVANAVFFGQTF